The Lutzomyia longipalpis isolate SR_M1_2022 chromosome 2, ASM2433408v1 DNA window aaaatgctTTTGTTTTAATCAGATTGGTcttctttgatttattaagCAATGAGCAATCTTTTAACAACTTGACTTAAGGGACTTAGGGATATCTTAGAAACTGCTTAATATAAAACTTACTGATTctcaaatattcctttttttttttttcaagaaactATCAATTCAGAAAGTTTTGTTGTAGTCGGTAAACAACTTCCGGGAAACGGTAGAAATaggttaataaaaatgaaggaattaAGAAAAGGTTTCGTTCCGGTTTTAGGTAAACCGACTAAGAAAAcataacttaaaaaatattttgacatattttttcttccaagtaaataaaaaataataaaacaaaccGGAAAAGTTAATTGTAAATCTGTTTTTCCTCTCATACGTATGctataatataatatttttccgtATCTGGTTAGGAGTTAACAGTTTTGTAAAGTTTCCGAAAGCCTTAAAATGAACAAACTTCTCTTTCTACTTTCATTCTCTCTCTATTTACCCTTAAAgtctttaaagttttatgtGGAATGTCCAATTATTTTACGCATATACAGTAACTTATACAAATATccatcataaaaataatttcttaatttttgtataatattttgttttattttattttattttattttcaatagtAAATGTGCAACTCCGCCCCCCAATTAGGTTCATTGATCGCTTTCCAATCGTTTACAGTAtctgtgaaatttttgaaaagcaataaattgtaTTGCGAGATGAGTGCGCCTTTCACGCctctgaaaattattattcattttatttaatattcaaaagattttctgaATAGATTGAGAGAAAAACATACGCACAGTACAAACTCATCAAAACAACGTCTtctgggaatttttcatttgcagAACGAGCTTCAAATTAGCGAAAAATCTCGacattttcacaatattttgaaCTACGTAGTTTTTTAAAGCGAGCTTTTGCTTGAAGATTTAtatgaaaggaattttttgggGGCTTTCTAAAGCAATATGAagatcatttttattatttcctttAACATTAAAACATTTCATGAGCATCGTGagctcataaattttttttttaaaaccattttatgtgaaaattcatatttttttctttttgtaggAATTTAGATAACTTCCTCCAGCTCCTCCTGACAGCCATACTCAACGATTCTACAGGGACAACAGTGCCAAATGAAAGTCATCCCTTACCACGTGGAAGTATTCTTAAGCAAATCCTCGATGTTCAAATGTTTGCACGGGATAATCTCACAACAACCGTGGATGGTGCGTCAATTGACGAGGAGCAATCCTTTGGGAATGTTGCGCAAATTCTGGCAAAAAGACGCAGCACTTCCGAGAATTGGCTGGAATCACTCAGTGGGGCTGAGAAGTATTTTCTAGGGGCCACCGCCCTCGATTGCTCCCTCATGATGACATTCCAGAAAGTTACAGCTGGTGGAGACACGGAGGAGCGTCATACAATACGTGTTGGTGATGAGAGGTTTGCAGTGTCCATGACAGTGATGGATTTGGATCCCAAAGCGGATTCCCATCCCACAAAGTATCTCAAACAAACAAGGATGTCGTACAAAGCATACAAAGATTTTGGCGGTAGTAAcaaaatttgctaaaaaaaaatattatttttataaattcttgttGATTTATGCTCAAAGAGAGattataaatgaataaaatattattttggtgaaaggataattttcttttcttaatttcacGTGAAGGTTTATGAACTTTTCGTCCTTTTCGTcttctcataaaattttcctctgaatGAAGAAAGTATTGCAAAACTTTTCGTGCTGCGTGAAGAATGGAAAAAAGGCGTAGATAAGAAATTAGTCCCTGTCTTGCTGTTTTATGGGCACTCCCTCGTTTAGTCCTGATGCGAGTCAATCGATTGCGAGGTGTGGATGAGTCGCTATAGTGACTGAAAGGCGCGGCAGCGTGCAGAGAATGTGTCCATGATTGGAAAGTCATTTCCACGCGAGTCCTCGACCAGGAATCATGGGGAACAAGATAGCCACGTTCACGGATCAGCAGCTCAATGACTATCAGGTTTTATACCcattaaatattcaacttAAATTCTCAAAGCTTTAATCCTTTTGCCAACTTTCCAGGATTGTACATTTTTTACCCGAAAGGAAATCCTTCGTGTGCATAAACGCTTCCGGGATATTCGTCCGGATCTCGTGCCTAAGCAAATGACCGAAGGGCAGGCATCCACAGTTAAGATTCCCAGGGAATACATAGAGAGGCTACCAGAGCTGAGAGAGAATCCTTTCAGGAAGAACATTTGTGAGGCATTTTCACGCGATGGTCAAGGAAATCTCACATTTGAGGACTTCCTGGATCTTCTATCGGTCTTCAGTGAACAAGCTCCGAGGGATATCAAAATTTACTACGCCTTCAAGATTTATGGTGagtttttatgaattttttctgttgattaatttatttgtaaaagatGATCAACAAAGTCGTAGCCAGTAGGGGTGGGAGGGATGTTTGGATGTCTGAACATACcgtaaaattttagaaagtttagacttttctttgaaaatcaaaaagaatttatttttgtgctaaaaatacaataaaaaatttgaaagggaaaaattttcaacgttagaaaaaataaaacgttagGAAAAATGACAAACatcgttaaaaaatatgtcaaatgttagaaaagtaaCGCCAGTCGTTaacaaaaatatcttaaaatcagaaaataaacgtcaatcgTTTTAAAAATGTCTAAATCATTGGAAATAATGCGTCAAacttaaataattattaaactaaaagaaaaagatccaAAAAGAGCTTCCTGGTCCCTGAAGACCTAAAACTAAACTTTTCTaccttattatttttaatcgatgaaaaataagaattaaatgtgtttaattttaagttaattattcattttaaagacactaaataagtatttttgtgttgtaaaataataaaattaattcatttttattaaaatctttgtTATGAATCCTTTTAGGGTTGGATTTTGAGGATACAATTCATCTCTAGATCCTACTAGAACATTACAATCGATCATAGAAAAATCTcggttaattttaaaagttttcttggccaagagttgattaaattaatttttataattaaattgttttaattaatctaaaaaatcaaaaatatatcaCAAAATAAGCTCTCGAGGAAGAAGGATCAAAGATAATCTCTATTAGATCTCACtcatttcttagaaaatcaACCTCAAAAGTTACATAAtttgcaacaacaacaacaaaaaactaatcagaataaattctaatttatctTAAGAAtaacaaacaattttctcaagaagaaattaatcttCTTCACAGACTTCGACAAGGATGGCTTCATTGGGCAATCAGACCTGAAAGGTGTGCTTGAGGCCCTAACACGCAACGAATTGACTCCTGAGGAGCATCAACAGATTGCTGATAAAGTTATTGAGGAAGCAGATGTCGATGGTGATGGAAAGTTGTCTGAATTGGAATTTGAGCACGTCATTCTCCGTGCACCGGATTTTCTAACGACTTTCCACATTCGCATTTAAACAGCGCGCCAAGGTAGCAACAAGTGGGAACAGTTTGTTATGTTTGTGTATTCGCtatataaagttttcaaaaatgtGTCTGGGAATTTAAGGGGCTACTAAgttctcaaaaaatattcgtttttctgttattttttccagaattaatattttatttgaaaatttcattagaaagataacaattaaattaggagagatatttaaaaatcttaaagaaagtttaaagaagtttattcgcTTTTAATGTATTAagtatagaaaaattattaaatagaactaaaaaaatacataaatggTCTAATTTGGAATTCCGGTTTCCCTTATTCCACCAGATAATTCACAGCCCTTGTTTGAATTGCACAAGCAGCTGCACATTCAACCCCATTCAATCACAACCCtctgtgattttttccaaTGAGCTACAAAGGAATACAACAGCCTCGAGATTTCTGTCGACTTCTATGCCTCACTAGCCATACCTTTCCCGCCCCAAAAGTGCGAcagatgaaaatatttttaaaatgtatggTGGTGCAGCAATAGGAGACATTTTTCCCTGCTATGTAGTATTTTATCAGAGTTATTCCTCTTCAATTCATTTTAGTTAGCTCTTTAGAAGGGTTTTGCCAGTGAGACAGCGACATGTGGTGTATGCTCTGCTTTTGCGGTTCATTTCAAAACAAGCCTCTGTGTTATTTTACTCTACGGCAAAATTTAAACGTTGCACAGTTGCGGGAAATTGCGAGCATTTTCCACTGAATAAAATCCAAACACTTCGTCTCCGCGTGTATGGTGTTTATCATTGAAAGGTCGATCGTATGAATCACTAATCAATGCattaatattaaatgattCTTCAATCTGTATCACCTGCAGGCAGAGACAGGGCAAGATTATTTCcacaatgtgaaaatttaaagagatgtttatttgaatgaaaatatttaaatgatttgcaaaagaataaaaagtagtaaattcaagcctaaaaaatattgaatttaagatgaaaaattttttcgCACTTTAGTCCTAAAGAAGCTTAaattgaggacaaaaagtttgaaaaagtacttaattcaagtatgaaaagtagtaaattccaGCCTAAAAAGTAGTAGATTTGACCCTGAAAAtactaatttcaaaatgtaaagaattatttacattttagtCCTAAAGAGGctcaaatttaagaaaaaaaaggttgaaaaagtacttaattcaagtatgaaaagtagtaaattccaGCCTAAAAAGTAGTAGATTTGACCCTGAAAATACTGAACTCAAgatgaaaagaattatttacattttagttCTAAAGAGGCTCAaatttaggagaaaaaaagctttaaaaagtgCTCAATTCAAAtctgaaaagtagtaaattcaaacctGAAAAGTAGTAAACGTAGTAAagttacatatttttttttagcaagagGAGTTTatctgaagaaaatattaggatGATTCCCCAAAAAATTACCCATTTGAACATCTCAAAGCtctgcaaattattttctcaccaAACACTGAATGCTTCGCTTAAAGATTTAATaggcaatattttttcacccaaaaatatCGATCCCATTTAAGCCCTTTCATACACCATGTCTGTCTTCATTCGATAAGATATTATGTTATAGTCCACATAATGTTCCGCAATTGGGAGCACATAGAGTGACGATGAAATCACATCATGCCTAAAAGAAATGATGCGGGGGACCCTTGTATAGCGGCTTCCACACCATACCagaatatttgataaaatctTACAGACATTGCAAGATTATTAGCAAAATAAGTGCAcaataaataaactaaaattgtTCTAAATCTCTTATATGGTCTCTTTATAAATCTGCTTGCAgttgtttttatttgcaaagaaaatcaccACAATTATAGCGGATTTATAGGGCTTTTGTGACCTATTTTGGGGGGATTTATGtacgcagaagaagaagaaaaaaagaaaacatattcGCGGTGCGTAATACGATTTACCGACTCTATAGCCCCACGAAATGTcccataattttttattttattcgatAACACATTTTATCGGGCGGTAGACATTGAAAATTACGAaacttctttattaaaatgtatattgtagtataaaaaaatgcagagaGACCATTTTGTTGGAGGgagagtaaataaaaaatcattgaatttaatggtttgaatttgataaatttta harbors:
- the LOC129789985 gene encoding calcium and integrin-binding family member 2 encodes the protein MGNKIATFTDQQLNDYQDCTFFTRKEILRVHKRFRDIRPDLVPKQMTEGQASTVKIPREYIERLPELRENPFRKNICEAFSRDGQGNLTFEDFLDLLSVFSEQAPRDIKIYYAFKIYDFDKDGFIGQSDLKGVLEALTRNELTPEEHQQIADKVIEEADVDGDGKLSELEFEHVILRAPDFLTTFHIRI